The Dendropsophus ebraccatus isolate aDenEbr1 chromosome 10, aDenEbr1.pat, whole genome shotgun sequence genome has a segment encoding these proteins:
- the LOC138765831 gene encoding dentin sialophosphoprotein-like: MESSDSRETMESSDSLETMESSQSRETMESSDSLETMESSDSRETMESSDSRETMESSDSLETMESSQSRETMESSHSLETMESSDSRETMESSDSLETMESSDSRETMESSDSLETMESSDSLETMESSDSLETMESSDSRETMESSDSRETMESSDSLETMESSDSRETMESSDSLETMESSDSLETMESSDSRETMESSDSLEKMESSDSLETMESSDSRETMESSDSLETMESSDSLETMESSDSRETMESSDSLETMESSDSRETMESSDSLETMESSDSRETMESSDSLETMESSDSRETMESSDSLETMESSDSLETMESSDSLETMESSDSRETMESSDSRETMESSDSLETMESSDSLETMESSDSLETMESSDSLETMESSDSRETMESSKRLCLRPPPLLTGREGY, from the coding sequence ATGGAGAGTAGTGACAGCCGAGAAACAATGGAGAGTAGTGACAGCCTGGAAACAATGGAGAGTAGTCAAAGCCGAGAAACAATGGAGAGTAGTGACAGCCTGGAAACAATGGAGAGTAGTGACAGCCGAGAAACAATGGAGAGTAGTGACAGCCGGGAAACAATGGAGAGTAGTGACAGCCTGGAAACAATGGAGAGTAGTCAAAGCCGAGAAACAATGGAGAGTAGTCACAGCCTGGAAACAATGGAGAGTAGTGACAGCCGAGAAACAATGGAGAGTAGTGACAGCCTGGAAACAATGGAGAGTAGTGACAGCCGGGAAACAATGGAGAGTAGTGACAGCCTGGAAACAATGGAGAGTAGTGACAGCCTGGAAACAATGGAGAGTAGTGACAGCCTGGAAACAATGGAGAGTAGTGATAGCCGGGAAACAATGGAGAGTAGTGACAGCCGAGAAACAATGGAGAGTAGTGACAGCCTGGAAACAATGGAGAGTAGTGACAGCCGGGAAACAATGGAGAGTAGTGACAGCCTGGAAACAATGGAGAGTAGTGACAGCCTGGAAACAATGGAGAGTAGTGACAGCCGAGAAACAATGGAGAGTAGTGACAGCCTGGAAAAAATGGAGAGTAGTGACAGCCTGGAAACAATGGAGAGTAGTGACAGCCGGGAAACAATGGAGAGTAGTGACAGCCTGGAAACAATGGAGAGTAGTGACAGCCTGGAAACAATGGAGAGTAGTGACAGCCGGGAAACAATGGAGAGTAGTGACAGCCTGGAAACAATGGAGAGTAGTGACAGCCGGGAAACAATGGAGAGTAGTGACAGCCTGGAAACAATGGAGAGTAGTGACAGCCGGGAAACAATGGAGAGTAGTGACAGCCTGGAAACAATGGAGAGTAGTGACAGCCGGGAAACAATGGAAAGTAGTGACAGCCTGGAAACAATGGAGAGTAGTGACAGCCTGGAAACAATGGAGAGTAGTGACAGCCTGGAAACAATGGAGAGTAGTGACAGCCGGGAAACAATGGAGAGTAGTGACAGCCGGGAAACAATGGAGAGTAGTGACAGCCTGGAAACAATGGAGAGTAGTGACAGCCTGGAAACAATGGAGAGTAGTGACAGCCTGGAAACAATGGAGAGTAGTGACAGCCTGGAAACAATGGAGAGTAGTGACAGCCGGGAAACAATGGAGAGTAGTAAACGCCTGTGCCTGAgaccccctcctcttctgacaggAAGGGAGGGGTACTAA